One window from the genome of Myxococcales bacterium encodes:
- a CDS encoding phosphocholine cytidylyltransferase family protein, with product MSTPAVILAAGRSTRLHPLTERTPKSLLAIGNTSMMKRQLDALAACGVGEVIIVTGFEHEQLEFAVRAFAPTMKLVFIHNPDFATTNNAYSLMLAEQAIGGRRFLLLDSDLLYDFEVLHRMLETTGSSIALRRADDLGVEEVKLAMDASLGVTGIGKEVAIDAAAGESVGIEVFEPHHTVELFATIRHRMLTLGLVNEYYEASFQQMVEGGAQFVAVDIAPFRAMEVDTPADLAAAELAFGNRPARATTRRPSQSFAVAERAA from the coding sequence ATGTCGACACCCGCCGTCATCTTGGCCGCTGGCCGTTCCACCCGGCTGCACCCGCTGACCGAACGCACGCCCAAGAGCCTGCTGGCCATCGGCAACACCTCGATGATGAAGCGCCAGCTCGACGCGCTCGCGGCATGTGGCGTCGGCGAGGTCATCATCGTGACCGGGTTTGAACACGAACAACTCGAGTTCGCGGTGCGCGCCTTTGCGCCAACCATGAAACTCGTCTTCATCCACAACCCAGACTTTGCCACCACCAACAACGCCTACTCGCTGATGCTCGCGGAACAGGCGATTGGTGGCCGTCGCTTTTTGCTGCTCGACAGCGATCTGCTCTACGACTTCGAGGTGCTGCATCGCATGCTCGAGACCACCGGCAGCAGCATCGCGCTGCGCCGCGCGGACGACCTCGGCGTCGAAGAGGTCAAGCTCGCCATGGACGCGTCGCTTGGCGTGACCGGCATTGGCAAGGAAGTCGCCATCGACGCCGCCGCGGGCGAGTCGGTCGGCATCGAGGTGTTCGAGCCGCATCACACCGTGGAATTGTTCGCCACCATTCGCCATCGCATGCTTACGCTTGGCTTGGTCAACGAATACTACGAGGCCTCGTTTCAACAAATGGTTGAGGGCGGCGCGCAATTTGTCGCCGTCGACATCGCGCCATTTCGCGCCATGGAAGTCGATACACCCGCCGATCTGGCCGCGGCCGAGCTTGCGTTTGGCAACCGTCCAGCCCGCGCCACCACGCGCCGTCCGTCGCAATCCTTTGCGGTCGCCGAGCGCGCGGCGTAG
- a CDS encoding septum formation initiator family protein, with protein sequence MQRVLADMHVPPVWRRWLLRMGLAAVIAVCFAIVPARFLADGGPAAQLERETDGLRREIGALREQKRQLAREVHALSTDVRAIEAIARDELGLAFVGDRIIRLVPVAPGAQETPTPGGTP encoded by the coding sequence GTGCAACGAGTCCTCGCAGATATGCACGTGCCTCCTGTGTGGCGGCGCTGGTTATTGCGCATGGGCCTGGCCGCGGTGATCGCGGTGTGCTTCGCGATCGTGCCGGCGCGTTTTTTGGCGGACGGTGGCCCCGCGGCTCAGCTCGAGCGCGAGACCGATGGCTTGCGCCGCGAAATCGGGGCGTTGCGCGAACAAAAGCGTCAGCTGGCGCGTGAGGTGCATGCGCTATCGACCGACGTGCGGGCGATCGAAGCCATCGCGCGCGATGAGCTTGGGCTGGCCTTTGTCGGCGATCGCATCATTAGATTGGTGCCCGTTGCGCCCGGCGCGCAAGAAACGCCCACCCCAGGCGGTACGCCATGA
- the lysA gene encoding diaminopimelate decarboxylase, translated as MSFTYKNDVLTCEGVPLPTIASAVGTPTYVYSRALIEQAYRGYVDAFAAWPPLICYSVKANGNLGVLSVLVRLGAGADIVSIGELRRWLAAGGVASNVVFSGVGKRGDEIAEALAAGIMAFNVESIEEIELVGAVAATAGSTANIMLRVNPDVDAQTHPYISTGLRQNKFGIAREAVAAAVATAARVGHVNIIGIDCHIGSQLLDTAPFSEAVGRLAELVVALRAQGVPIKYLDIGGGLGVQYRKPGEAVGPTQQAYAAAVMAASGSLRELGVQLVLEPGRSMVAPAGVLLSKVLFRKAGEEKHFTIVDAAFTDLMRPALYSAYHPIDPVVRPPVDRAMRVTDVVGPVCESSDFLAKDRELPALAQGELIAIGVAGAYGASMASNYNARPRPAEVIVDGEQFHIVRRREAIEELYQAEAVLPAQGR; from the coding sequence ATGAGCTTTACCTACAAAAATGATGTGCTCACCTGCGAGGGCGTGCCGCTGCCGACCATCGCCAGCGCGGTCGGCACGCCGACGTATGTCTATAGCCGAGCGCTCATCGAACAGGCCTATCGCGGCTATGTCGACGCGTTCGCCGCCTGGCCGCCGCTTATTTGCTACAGCGTCAAAGCCAACGGCAATCTCGGCGTGCTCAGTGTTTTGGTGCGGCTCGGCGCCGGCGCAGATATCGTGTCAATTGGCGAATTGCGGCGCTGGCTGGCCGCGGGTGGCGTTGCAAGCAACGTCGTATTCTCTGGCGTCGGCAAGCGCGGCGACGAAATTGCCGAGGCGCTCGCGGCGGGCATCATGGCGTTTAATGTCGAATCGATCGAAGAAATCGAGCTTGTCGGCGCGGTCGCGGCGACCGCGGGTAGCACCGCCAACATCATGTTGCGGGTCAATCCCGACGTCGACGCGCAGACGCATCCATACATTTCCACCGGGCTGCGGCAAAATAAATTTGGCATCGCGCGTGAAGCGGTCGCGGCGGCGGTCGCCACGGCGGCGCGCGTCGGCCACGTCAATATCATTGGCATCGACTGCCACATCGGCTCGCAATTGCTCGATACGGCGCCGTTTAGCGAGGCGGTCGGCCGCTTGGCCGAATTGGTTGTTGCCTTACGCGCGCAGGGCGTGCCCATAAAGTATCTCGACATTGGCGGCGGCCTCGGCGTGCAATATCGTAAACCCGGCGAAGCCGTGGGCCCAACGCAGCAAGCGTATGCCGCGGCGGTCATGGCCGCGAGTGGCAGCCTGCGTGAGCTAGGCGTTCAGCTCGTGCTCGAGCCAGGTCGATCAATGGTCGCCCCCGCGGGCGTGCTGCTAAGCAAGGTGCTGTTTCGCAAGGCCGGCGAGGAAAAACACTTCACCATCGTCGACGCGGCGTTCACGGATCTGATGCGGCCCGCGCTCTATAGCGCCTACCATCCCATCGATCCCGTGGTGCGGCCGCCCGTCGATCGCGCGATGCGAGTGACCGACGTCGTCGGGCCGGTGTGCGAGTCGAGCGACTTTCTCGCCAAGGACCGTGAGCTGCCCGCACTGGCGCAAGGTGAGCTGATCGCCATTGGCGTCGCCGGCGCGTACGGCGCCTCGATGGCGTCGAACTACAATGCGCGGCCTCGCCCCGCCGAAGTCATCGTCGATGGCGAGCAGTTCCATATCGTGCGCCGCCGCGAGGCCATTGAAGAGCTCTATCAAGCTGAAGCCGTGCTGCCGGCGCAGGGCCGCTGA
- a CDS encoding GreA/GreB family elongation factor, producing MAEIDELRGFAPPRLAAGSNILLGALVEIEDAESGDGRTLFLAPVGAGVTLTGPGGDGFLTVVTPASPVGRAVMGRKVGDVVDVAVQGELREWQISYVE from the coding sequence TTGGCCGAGATCGACGAGCTGCGAGGGTTTGCGCCCCCGCGCCTCGCCGCGGGCTCGAATATCTTGCTAGGCGCACTGGTCGAGATCGAAGATGCAGAATCGGGCGATGGCCGCACGCTGTTTCTCGCGCCGGTGGGCGCCGGGGTCACGCTCACCGGGCCGGGCGGGGATGGCTTTCTTACCGTCGTCACGCCTGCATCACCCGTCGGCCGCGCGGTCATGGGTCGCAAGGTCGGCGATGTCGTCGATGTCGCCGTGCAAGGCGAGCTGCGCGAGTGGCAGATAAGCTACGTCGAATAG
- the argH gene encoding argininosuccinate lyase, whose amino-acid sequence MGGASVLAFFVRRRAIARLGGERLASGQRRARGPVEIGHELVDEEAFVHTRPLSKITGPGARKRRFWHTADVSKTPHVKSKAAKKTHTGARGGRFAKALDPTAARLNASIGFDYRLLAVDVAGSRAHAAMLAKQGILSARDAAAIAGGLTEVEAEFAAGKLKFRADLEDIHMNVEARLADKIGDAGRRLHSGRSRNDQVATDLRLWSVMAGGRLLSAIKALRLVLVAKAEQELDTLMPGYTHLQRAQPVSVAHHLLAYDAMLARDAGRIADALLRANVSPLGSGALAGTTLPIDREETAAQLGFSALSRNSLDAVGDRDFAIELVAAAALCQVHLSRLGEELVLWVSQEFGFASIGEAYCSGSSLMPQKMNPDIAELVRGKAGRVIGAWVTLMTVVKGLPLAYNKDLQETQEPLYDAVETLEASLTVAAGMMASVVFHRDVLRAAVDKGHLVATEVADYLVAKGVAFRDAHDAAGTLVRRALAKNCELAALNLADYRDVNAKFDRDIYKWLDVNRALARRDLVGAPARKQVTAELRRIRKELERIS is encoded by the coding sequence ATGGGCGGCGCGAGCGTCCTCGCGTTTTTCGTCAGGCGTCGCGCCATCGCGCGCCTCGGTGGCGAGCGCCTCGCTAGCGGTCAGCGCCGTGCGCGCGGACCTGTCGAGATTGGCCATGAGTTGGTCGATGAGGAAGCGTTTGTCCATACGCGGCCATTGTCGAAAATAACCGGGCCGGGCGCAAGAAAACGGCGTTTCTGGCACACTGCGGACGTGAGCAAGACCCCTCATGTAAAATCTAAGGCGGCCAAGAAAACGCACACCGGCGCGCGTGGCGGCCGTTTCGCCAAGGCGCTCGATCCGACGGCGGCCCGGCTAAACGCGTCGATTGGCTTTGACTATCGGTTGCTCGCCGTCGATGTCGCCGGTTCGCGCGCCCACGCCGCCATGCTGGCCAAGCAAGGCATCCTGAGCGCGCGAGATGCGGCGGCAATCGCAGGGGGCCTGACCGAGGTAGAGGCGGAATTTGCGGCAGGCAAGTTGAAATTCCGCGCCGACCTCGAAGACATCCATATGAACGTCGAAGCGCGGCTCGCCGATAAAATTGGCGACGCCGGACGCCGCCTGCACAGCGGTCGCAGCCGCAACGACCAAGTCGCGACCGACCTGCGCCTGTGGTCGGTGATGGCGGGCGGTCGGCTGCTATCCGCGATCAAGGCGCTGCGCCTGGTGTTGGTTGCCAAGGCCGAGCAAGAGCTCGATACCCTGATGCCCGGCTATACGCATTTGCAGCGGGCCCAACCGGTTTCGGTGGCGCATCACCTGCTCGCTTATGACGCCATGTTGGCGCGTGATGCCGGCCGCATTGCCGACGCGCTGCTACGTGCCAACGTCTCGCCACTGGGTTCGGGCGCGCTCGCCGGGACGACATTGCCCATTGATCGCGAGGAAACCGCGGCGCAACTGGGATTTTCCGCGTTATCGCGCAACAGTCTTGATGCGGTCGGAGATCGCGATTTTGCCATTGAGCTGGTCGCGGCGGCGGCCTTGTGCCAGGTCCACCTGTCGCGGCTTGGCGAAGAACTCGTCTTGTGGGTGTCGCAGGAGTTCGGCTTTGCGTCGATTGGCGAGGCGTATTGCTCGGGCTCGAGCCTGATGCCGCAGAAGATGAACCCCGACATTGCCGAGTTGGTGCGCGGCAAGGCGGGGCGGGTCATCGGCGCGTGGGTGACACTCATGACCGTGGTCAAGGGGTTGCCCCTGGCTTACAACAAAGATCTGCAAGAAACGCAGGAGCCGCTCTATGACGCCGTGGAGACGCTTGAGGCCTCGCTTACCGTCGCCGCGGGCATGATGGCGTCGGTGGTGTTTCACCGCGACGTGCTGCGCGCGGCCGTCGACAAGGGGCATCTCGTAGCCACCGAGGTCGCGGACTACCTGGTCGCCAAGGGCGTCGCCTTTCGAGATGCGCACGACGCCGCGGGCACCTTGGTGCGGCGCGCGCTTGCCAAGAATTGCGAGCTGGCGGCGCTGAACCTGGCGGACTATCGCGACGTCAACGCCAAATTTGATCGGGACATTTACAAGTGGCTCGACGTAAACCGTGCGCTCGCCCGCCGCGATTTGGTCGGCGCGCCGGCGCGCAAACAAGTAACCGCCGAACTACGTCGGATTCGCAAGGAGTTAGAGCGTATCTCATAA
- a CDS encoding acyl-CoA dehydrogenase family protein → MMSSLDKRLWEPSDDHAMVRETIRRFARDHVEPQASEYDQKGEFNVGLLRKLGELGFIGITIPEADGGAGLDAVASVIVHEELAYADPGFCLAYLAHALLFVNNVYFPGNAVQRQRYLPKTMSGAQVGAMGMTEPGAGTDVLGMQTVAVRTADGYLLTGRKTFITNGPEADVFCVYAKLEGKITTFLVERGFAGFSNSPKIDKMGMRASTMCELIFDNCFVPAANLLGTEGGGITNMMRNLEIERLGLAAMSLGMAQRCLDVMTKYAVDRSAFGKPIAEFGQIQRYIGDSFAKVEAMRALVYGVAATVNPASRNRLGTDAAKLFCATAAKEVCDAAVQVLGGWGYCSEYRVEQFLRDAKLIEIGGGTIEAHQKNICRDLTRA, encoded by the coding sequence ATGATGTCTTCGCTCGATAAGCGCCTCTGGGAACCATCTGACGACCACGCCATGGTGCGTGAGACGATCCGCCGCTTTGCGCGCGATCATGTCGAGCCGCAGGCGAGCGAGTACGACCAAAAGGGCGAGTTCAACGTCGGGCTGCTGCGTAAGCTCGGCGAGCTCGGCTTTATTGGCATCACCATTCCTGAGGCCGATGGCGGCGCTGGGCTTGATGCCGTGGCCTCGGTCATCGTGCACGAAGAGTTGGCCTATGCCGATCCAGGGTTTTGCCTGGCGTATCTCGCGCACGCGCTGTTGTTTGTGAACAATGTGTATTTCCCCGGCAACGCCGTGCAACGCCAACGCTACCTGCCAAAGACCATGAGCGGCGCGCAGGTTGGCGCGATGGGCATGACCGAGCCTGGCGCGGGCACCGATGTGCTCGGCATGCAGACGGTGGCCGTGCGCACCGCCGACGGCTATCTGCTCACGGGGCGCAAGACGTTCATCACCAACGGGCCCGAGGCCGACGTGTTTTGCGTCTACGCCAAGCTCGAGGGCAAGATCACGACCTTTCTCGTTGAGCGCGGCTTTGCCGGGTTTAGCAACAGCCCCAAGATCGACAAGATGGGCATGCGCGCGTCGACCATGTGCGAGCTCATCTTTGACAACTGCTTCGTGCCGGCGGCCAACCTGCTCGGCACGGAGGGCGGCGGCATCACCAACATGATGCGAAATCTCGAGATCGAGCGCCTGGGCCTGGCGGCGATGAGCCTGGGCATGGCGCAACGGTGCCTGGACGTCATGACCAAGTACGCCGTCGACCGCAGCGCGTTCGGCAAGCCCATCGCTGAATTTGGCCAGATTCAGCGCTACATCGGCGATAGTTTCGCCAAGGTCGAGGCCATGCGCGCGCTGGTCTACGGCGTCGCCGCGACGGTAAATCCTGCGTCACGCAATCGCCTCGGCACCGACGCCGCCAAGCTATTTTGCGCGACCGCGGCCAAAGAGGTGTGCGACGCCGCGGTGCAGGTCCTCGGCGGCTGGGGCTATTGCAGCGAGTATCGCGTCGAGCAATTCTTGCGCGACGCCAAGCTCATCGAAATTGGCGGTGGCACCATCGAGGCCCATCAGAAGAACATCTGCCGCGATCTGACGCGGGCGTAG
- a CDS encoding DegT/DnrJ/EryC1/StrS family aminotransferase has product MNSAPQLIDANVATEGTGAKKIAKHKEALAINGGPAVRATALPGPYPGALLIGKAEEKHVLDVLRSKSLFRYYGPDVLGKVTSFERALSMRLGRLSVLATNSGTSALKCALHAVGVGPGDEVLVPAYSYVASADVVISLGATPVFVEIDKSMTMDPSDLEAKITPRTKAITPVHLFGVPCAMRAIMEIADRHGIAVVEDCAQALGASYDGQLVGTFGKISITSFQLNKVITCGEGGAVYARDEAVFDRAVRLHDHGNFRGKAGGETTIGEGFRLSELSGAVLVAQLERLDDILARLRGAKQYLVSKLAKVKGIELAPSNDLAGDAGLGLAFFVSSAEKAAAFVAALEAEGIRAQRQYGGKTLYQQAAVVTAGLGGAGQCPRSEDLVGRSVFLALSTKLTKRDLADVVLAIRKVAFALA; this is encoded by the coding sequence ATGAATTCTGCCCCACAACTCATCGATGCAAACGTCGCCACCGAAGGCACCGGCGCTAAAAAAATCGCCAAGCATAAAGAAGCGCTAGCGATCAACGGCGGCCCCGCGGTGCGCGCCACGGCGCTGCCCGGACCGTACCCTGGCGCGCTGCTGATCGGCAAGGCCGAGGAAAAGCACGTGCTCGATGTGCTGCGCTCGAAGTCGCTGTTTCGCTATTACGGCCCCGACGTGCTCGGCAAGGTGACGTCGTTTGAGCGCGCGCTGTCGATGCGGCTCGGCCGCCTGTCCGTGCTCGCGACTAACTCTGGCACCTCGGCGCTGAAATGCGCGCTGCACGCCGTAGGCGTTGGTCCCGGTGATGAAGTGCTCGTGCCAGCGTATTCGTATGTCGCCAGCGCTGACGTCGTAATCTCGCTCGGCGCGACGCCGGTGTTCGTTGAAATCGACAAATCGATGACAATGGACCCAAGCGACCTCGAGGCCAAGATCACGCCGCGGACCAAGGCCATCACGCCAGTGCACTTGTTTGGCGTGCCGTGCGCGATGCGCGCGATCATGGAGATCGCCGACCGTCACGGCATTGCCGTAGTCGAAGACTGCGCGCAGGCCCTCGGCGCAAGCTACGACGGCCAGCTCGTCGGCACCTTTGGCAAGATCAGCATCACCAGCTTTCAACTCAACAAGGTTATTACGTGCGGCGAAGGCGGCGCGGTGTATGCGCGCGACGAGGCGGTGTTTGATCGCGCGGTGCGCTTGCACGACCACGGCAACTTCCGCGGCAAGGCCGGCGGCGAGACCACCATCGGCGAAGGGTTTCGCTTAAGCGAGCTCTCTGGCGCGGTGTTGGTGGCGCAGCTCGAACGCCTCGACGACATTCTGGCCCGCCTGCGCGGCGCGAAACAATATTTGGTGAGCAAGTTGGCCAAGGTGAAGGGCATCGAGCTCGCGCCCTCCAACGACCTCGCCGGCGACGCAGGGCTTGGCCTCGCGTTTTTTGTCAGCAGCGCCGAGAAGGCCGCGGCCTTTGTCGCCGCGCTCGAGGCCGAGGGCATCCGCGCGCAACGCCAATATGGCGGCAAGACGCTCTATCAGCAGGCTGCGGTCGTCACCGCGGGCTTGGGCGGCGCCGGCCAATGCCCACGCAGCGAAGACCTGGTAGGGCGCAGCGTGTTTCTCGCGCTTTCCACCAAGCTGACCAAGCGCGACCTCGCCGACGTCGTGTTAGCGATTCGCAAGGTCGCCTTCGCCTTGGCCTAA
- a CDS encoding CDP-alcohol phosphatidyltransferase family protein, whose amino-acid sequence MSGQPRGDIAYITAAANSSNPSARVGGITVLHRCLWLAARGGATRAIVTFEGELPTVPGLVAERQLGAPIPAGAWIFSADEVAGIALHSAADHRRAEWQLLRSLPKTFQGPIDALVNHHVSLRITRLIANSPLTPNHVTVVALLVGFFAAGLLLATRSNPAAWLWPVAGLALFFQSVLDSCDGELARLRYQFSKLGQWLDNIADDLVDGSAMAALGVAAGGMWETLGLLAAGGRVFSQLALYAQVKQRGGDFYDFRWWFERSAATMDEVYDKASPLTHLRSLGRRDVYVFAWAVLVAVTPWWPIAIKLAAGYGVAISLGYVVLTVLHLALSRRAASSNG is encoded by the coding sequence ATGAGTGGGCAACCTCGTGGCGACATCGCCTATATCACCGCGGCGGCTAATTCTAGCAATCCCAGCGCGCGGGTCGGTGGCATCACGGTGCTGCATCGCTGTCTGTGGCTAGCGGCGCGTGGCGGTGCTACGCGCGCGATCGTCACCTTTGAAGGCGAACTGCCCACGGTACCTGGCCTGGTGGCCGAGCGTCAGCTGGGTGCGCCGATCCCCGCAGGCGCGTGGATCTTCTCGGCCGACGAGGTCGCGGGCATTGCCCTGCATAGCGCCGCCGATCACCGGCGCGCGGAGTGGCAACTGCTGCGCTCGCTGCCCAAGACGTTTCAGGGACCCATTGACGCCTTGGTGAATCACCACGTCTCGTTGCGTATTACGCGGCTGATCGCCAATTCCCCACTGACGCCAAATCACGTCACCGTGGTCGCGCTATTGGTTGGGTTCTTCGCCGCGGGCCTGTTGCTCGCGACGCGCAGCAACCCTGCTGCCTGGTTGTGGCCCGTCGCCGGCCTCGCGCTGTTTTTTCAATCGGTGCTCGATTCGTGCGATGGCGAGTTGGCGCGGTTGCGCTACCAATTTAGCAAGCTCGGTCAGTGGCTCGACAACATCGCCGACGATCTAGTCGACGGGTCCGCGATGGCGGCGCTTGGCGTCGCCGCGGGTGGCATGTGGGAAACCCTTGGCCTGCTCGCCGCCGGCGGACGTGTCTTCTCGCAGCTCGCGCTGTACGCGCAGGTGAAGCAGCGGGGCGGTGATTTTTACGATTTCCGTTGGTGGTTCGAGCGCTCCGCGGCCACCATGGACGAGGTCTACGACAAGGCCTCGCCGCTGACCCACCTGCGCTCGTTGGGCCGCCGCGATGTCTACGTGTTTGCTTGGGCGGTGCTAGTTGCTGTAACGCCGTGGTGGCCAATCGCCATCAAGCTGGCGGCCGGGTATGGCGTCGCCATCTCGCTTGGCTACGTCGTTTTGACGGTGCTCCACCTCGCGCTTTCTCGGCGCGCTGCGTCTTCAAACGGGTAG
- a CDS encoding sensor domain-containing diguanylate cyclase translates to MKRNLELAMHVAGGTIMATLACIALMAGVMAGASLRGEITAVQLLFATTVTLLLVYALLRRLGFAPASSRVQQASWWYRAEAIFRDLELCLALIAALYTSLFATGGLHSPLYPLLYAAIAFAITVLSRAAAIAVLGAALAIEGATVARALAAGPVSASLLVTVALHALFIIGAALLHYVLLRALVVRYRVRQARRLHDVLVEKEQAARDLRFLSAALGPTSRAARPRPEEEAMLSAAGTDAIHDSAVWVLRAVKRLLGARSVVWMWPTPDGSMRVGEAVSDSPDLAPASTSLGLLAAVMREAAPVLASATKLGQIPYYEREHAGSAFAAVPVLEHGHVRGAVCADRDKPFTEAEAALLSSAAVQLGRAVQIEQVFRSVERSKYEYERFYQAAALLGQALTPEQVHETAFDAAAAIADYDVAIITLYDRERGKHRVAAVRIRRGGEGLIEEEDLAGIEFRDNAGLASMVVKNRHYLPASGDLRELSAPVFTKKHTFAEARSLLVVPLLCVDDAVGTMTFLAREEKRFGKDVREMLTVIANQVAVSMVNGLLYKRMETMATTDGLTGLTNHRAFQERFGDLIERATRHGHKAAMLLCDVDFFKKVNDNYGHPVGDEVLRRVARVLQEVARKIDISARYGGEEFAVVLEATDAETARAVAERLRTEVAKLVIETEKGPLQVTMSIGIASYPDDAANRAEMIERSDLALYHAKHSGRNRVITYGQYVRERNESAAGRISAAHAAATSAGLAASVVISAANAASKQGTPLAEMPIGSSRSRRARAE, encoded by the coding sequence ATGAAACGCAATTTGGAACTGGCAATGCATGTGGCCGGCGGCACGATCATGGCCACGCTCGCCTGCATTGCGCTGATGGCGGGTGTGATGGCTGGTGCCAGCTTGCGTGGCGAGATCACCGCGGTGCAGCTGCTGTTTGCGACGACGGTCACCCTATTGCTCGTGTACGCCCTCTTGCGGCGGCTTGGCTTTGCCCCCGCATCGTCGCGGGTGCAGCAAGCCTCGTGGTGGTATCGCGCCGAGGCGATCTTTCGCGATCTCGAGCTTTGCCTGGCCTTGATCGCGGCGCTCTACACCTCCTTGTTCGCCACCGGCGGGCTCCACTCGCCGCTGTACCCCTTGCTCTATGCGGCCATCGCGTTTGCGATCACGGTCTTGTCGCGCGCCGCGGCGATCGCGGTGCTTGGCGCGGCGCTCGCGATCGAGGGCGCGACGGTGGCGCGCGCGCTGGCGGCCGGGCCCGTGAGCGCGAGCCTGCTCGTCACGGTGGCGCTGCACGCCCTGTTCATTATTGGCGCGGCGTTGCTACACTATGTCTTGCTGCGCGCGCTCGTGGTGCGATATCGGGTGCGCCAGGCGCGGCGGTTGCACGACGTGCTGGTCGAGAAAGAGCAGGCGGCGCGCGATTTGCGTTTTCTCTCGGCCGCCCTGGGCCCGACCAGCCGCGCGGCGCGGCCGCGACCCGAAGAAGAAGCCATGCTTTCGGCCGCGGGCACCGATGCGATCCACGACTCCGCGGTCTGGGTCTTGCGCGCGGTCAAGCGGCTGCTTGGTGCACGCTCGGTGGTGTGGATGTGGCCAACGCCCGACGGCTCGATGCGCGTGGGCGAGGCCGTCTCAGATTCACCTGACCTCGCGCCCGCTTCGACGAGCCTGGGGCTGCTGGCGGCGGTCATGCGTGAGGCGGCTCCGGTGCTGGCGAGCGCGACCAAGCTCGGGCAAATACCCTATTACGAGCGCGAGCATGCGGGCAGCGCCTTTGCGGCCGTCCCCGTGCTCGAGCATGGGCATGTACGTGGTGCCGTTTGCGCCGATCGCGATAAGCCGTTTACCGAGGCCGAGGCGGCCTTGTTGTCGAGCGCGGCGGTCCAGCTCGGGCGCGCGGTTCAGATCGAACAGGTATTTCGATCGGTCGAGCGTTCGAAGTATGAATACGAACGATTTTACCAAGCCGCGGCGCTGCTTGGCCAGGCGCTGACGCCCGAGCAGGTGCATGAGACGGCGTTCGATGCGGCGGCGGCGATCGCAGACTACGACGTGGCGATCATTACGCTCTACGACCGCGAGCGCGGCAAGCACCGCGTTGCGGCGGTGCGGATTCGCCGCGGCGGCGAGGGCCTGATTGAGGAAGAAGATCTGGCGGGGATCGAGTTTCGCGACAATGCCGGGCTGGCGTCGATGGTGGTCAAGAACCGCCACTACTTGCCGGCTAGTGGCGATTTGCGTGAGCTGTCGGCGCCTGTGTTCACGAAAAAGCACACCTTTGCCGAGGCGCGCTCGTTGCTAGTCGTGCCGCTGCTCTGCGTCGACGATGCGGTCGGCACCATGACGTTTCTCGCGCGCGAGGAGAAGCGCTTTGGCAAAGACGTGCGCGAAATGTTGACCGTCATCGCCAACCAGGTCGCGGTGTCGATGGTCAATGGCCTCTTGTACAAGCGCATGGAAACCATGGCCACCACCGATGGCCTGACCGGGCTGACCAATCATCGCGCGTTCCAAGAACGCTTTGGCGACCTCATCGAGCGCGCGACGCGCCATGGCCACAAGGCCGCCATGCTGCTATGCGACGTCGACTTCTTCAAGAAGGTCAACGACAACTACGGCCATCCGGTGGGCGATGAGGTGTTGCGCCGCGTCGCCCGCGTGCTGCAAGAGGTCGCGCGCAAGATCGATATTTCGGCGCGCTACGGCGGCGAGGAATTTGCCGTGGTGCTTGAGGCCACCGATGCCGAAACCGCGCGCGCCGTGGCCGAGCGCTTGCGCACGGAGGTCGCCAAGCTCGTCATCGAGACCGAGAAGGGGCCGCTGCAAGTGACCATGTCGATTGGTATTGCGTCGTATCCCGACGACGCCGCGAACCGCGCCGAAATGATCGAGCGCTCCGATCTCGCCCTCTATCACGCCAAACACAGCGGTCGCAACCGCGTCATTACGTACGGCCAATACGTTCGCGAGCGCAACGAATCTGCCGCCGGGCGAATTTCTGCCGCGCACGCCGCCGCCACGTCGGCTGGCCTAGCGGCATCCGTCGTAATCTCCGCGGCCAATGCCGCCAGCAAGCAAGGCACGCCGCTCGCCGAAATGCCAATCGGCTCCAGCCGCAGCCGCCGCGCCCGCGCCGAGTAG